The following are encoded in a window of Carettochelys insculpta isolate YL-2023 chromosome 30, ASM3395843v1, whole genome shotgun sequence genomic DNA:
- the LOC142003503 gene encoding trypsin-like, giving the protein MKCLGIALLLVTAVGGQDHRIIGGAPCEPHSMPWQAALFVGSRLNCGGTLIAKNWVLTAAHCYVNCPISVRLGEHNLCHLEWTEQLKMSSKTIPHPNYNPVSKDNDIMLVKLFTPVNFNKNVQPLDLPTNCPTAQEECTVSGWGTTSSPKMSFPSVLHCVNISVFSQEECRRIYQQQFSENMLCAGVQQGGLDSCQGDSGGPLVCSGKLQGVVSWGPQVCAQPNKPGVYVKVCNYIDWIQETMNNN; this is encoded by the exons ATGAAGTGTTTGGGCATTGCCCTCCTGCTGGTGACTGCAG TGGGTGGCCAGGATCACCGGATCATTGGTGGGGCCCCCTGTGAGCCTCACTCCATGCCCTGGCAGGCTGCGCTTTTTGTGGGCTCCCGGTTGAACTGCGGAGGGACCCTGATCGCCAAGAACTGGGTGCTCACTGCGGCCCATTGCTACGTCAACTG CCCCATCAGTGTGCGCCTGGGTGAGCACAACCTCTGCCACCTGGAATGGACAGAGCAGCTGAAAATGTCAAGCAAAACCATCCCCCACCCGAATTACAACCCCGTGAGCAAGGACAACGACATCATGCTGGTGAAACTCTTTACCCCGGTTAACTTCAACAAAAATGTCCAGCCCCTTGATCTACCTACCAACTGTCCCACTGCACAGGAAGAGTGCACAGTGTCCGGATGGGGAACAACAAGTAGCCCTAAAA TGAGCTTCCCATCCGTACTCCACTGCGTCAACATCTCCGTTTTCTCCCAGGAAGAATGCCGTAGAATCTACCAACAACAGTTCTCCGAGAACATGCTCTGTGCTGGGGTACAGCAGGGGGGACTAGACTCATGCCAG GGAGATTCCGGAGGGCCCTTGGTCTGCAGTGGGAAACTCCAGGGTGTTGTGTCTTGGGGGCCCCAGGTGTGTGCGCAGCCCAACAAGCCAGGCGTTTACGTTAAAGTCTGTAACTACATCGACTGGATTCAGGAGACCATGAACAACAACTGA